The Puntigrus tetrazona isolate hp1 chromosome 4, ASM1883169v1, whole genome shotgun sequence genome includes a window with the following:
- the si:dkeyp-27e10.3 gene encoding UPF0606 protein KIAA1549 isoform X1: MESSSSRMVLRSSRRLLGCCTLLLAAVMLVGFMATSGTPVAVELPSNMSRRSLNQLPARTRSPPALSLSSSSSSSSPHRSERTRRPAHMPPGAKHPSSPGRHDSASRIDPTPSLGSEGSGNLGDGAQGIHLLLRPPDLLTPSQMPPLHDERPPTPAPPTLVPPEDQYPVHSAEVDWGSGDYLETLTFMGSEGEEFSLVTALPTHGYDPYDTDDDATVSYNTAFPSRPVLPLSSRDLLPSVTVKYGTNLRTAHPTDPRLPLAPDSAHASDTDEDLDFDWAELFPIEPTEMLLPDMNSLEYYNTLQAKENASIVRNRTHPHITPTHTVGPTHTPTATLGKIPDKIDRATPQPIPSVTPTPPQKPTKPLIPSTIETQRPPEGPDKGVSSIPTSHVGKSRPPVPTALPPPGTSEAPVIQAVTLKPPATKPRLTTIKTTTRTTTTTTTTTTMSATKSPPPTTPRIPLSIAPRQYVCNITKPDMYLVRVGMPSGSSVAFAKAHVREILRREFNRSVELQVLKAPPNFIFRAVSGPLVYTAISVINALRQSVHSTSSSSILSVTTIYAVPDYKHQVHTVLQFVPSHVDVRLCSFSERVEKGLLMAYAEVRKRSQENGNFTIHIVNITSSLPKGQRQQKAPVDVTFAVRDSQGFLTGSDVSGHMRQLSAVEFSFYLGFPTLQIAEPFHYPELNVSHLLRTSWVKTVLLGVLDQRVNERTFQAKMERRLALLVGEGLGIGVSSRRWRRATSVGNNSVQIVRTSRLDGPDYPLELVYFVEAGSGERLPAQATAAMLNRLNLQRAAIVLGYRVHGILATPVEKLPLPPSETQPSNVWLIVGVVVPVLVVILIIIILYWKLCRSEKLEFQPDAMSTIQQRQKLQPPSVKGFDFAKLHLGQHSKDDIMVIQEPSPLPPPVKEATPSEGGELNTPKSKSSSTKASRAARRRGRLSPSDGDSLGSEASSGRESAEESTRPAVTPSDSKPQHRKSKHSKNKLGAQPGSGVDEQLSSSSIFEHVDRLSRGSSDGTRRVSNKIQLIAMQPMPSPPSHPHNQALSPNLTDKMSDGAKVNSEIQVALRHKSEIEHHRNKIRLRAKRKGHYEFPSMEDIMAAFGDSSEQQRVYQQAQEQIHKILHPEEHTSSSCGEPRKSSKGRRSPRHRQRQNLSGSGSLRDKDRLITDGDATYRKYPGVNNVAYVSDADQLPDAGSPSPTDEVFLDPGSPPSCPAPAPPSYVPPQPTIEEARQQMHSLLDDAFALVSPSSQGSPAPLTFTGVTAVTGVGGISPGQPSSPSPRPSRQWGSSSYPAAPVHSPFSARYAELGMSPTSVQGLLQRQTQGSGYVVSAEMQSDPGYSSRGQYGDEMPSSSRPRPVGGSTGAQLHQLTQVGLSSRIGLYPGVGRSVSGPSGSSWTQYRSDEEISRPGSNREAILTFPEYSSSPVFQMPRTSLQDPTTPQGHLEASSAGYMAPEERSPPPQSSASLIKAIREELQRLSQKQAAVVSYQS; encoded by the exons TGGAGCTCCCATCCAACATGTCCAGAAGGAGCCTCAATCAGCTTCCAGCAAGAACACGTTCACCTCCTGCCTTAtctttatcatcatcatcatcatcatcatctcctcATCGATCTGAAAGAACCAGGCGTCCAGCTCATATGCCTCCAGGTGCCAAACATCCTTCATCCCCTGGACGCCATGACAGTGCCTCCCGCATAGATCCCACCCCGTCCCTTGGTTCTGAAGGGTCAGGTAACTTAGGCGATGGGGCCCAGGGCATCCATCTGCTGTTACGGCCCCCAGACCTTCTAACACCCAGCCAGATGCCTCCCCTCCATGACGAAAGACCGCCGACCCCTGCTCCCCCAACCCTGGTGCCACCCGAAGACCAGTATCCCGTCCATTCCGCAGAGGTGGACTGGGGCTCCGGAGACTACCTTGAAACTCTTACTTTCATGGGATCGGAAGGGGAGGAGTTTTCTCTCGTCACAGCACTTCCTACGCATGGATATGATCCGTATGATACGGATGATGACGCCACGGTCAGCTACAACACAGCTTTCCCCTCCCGGCCCGTCCTGCCCCTCTCATCCAGAGACCTCCTGCCCAGCGTGACGGTAAAATATGGGACTAACTTAAGGACGGCCCATCCTACTGATCCCCGCCTCCCATTGGCTCCTGACTCTGCCCATGCAAGTGATACGGACGAGGATTTGGATTTCGATTGGGCAGAGCTTTTTCCTATTGAGCCGACTGAAATGCTGCTTCCCGATATGAACAGTTTGGAATACTACAACACGTTGCAAGCCAAAGAGAACGCTAGCATTGTGAGGAATAGGACGCACCCTCATATCACCCCTACGCACACTGTGGGACCCACTCACACTCCCACTGCAACTTTGGGAAAAATCCCAGACAAAATTGACCGGGCAACTCCTCAGCCTATTCCATCAGTGACCCCAACTCCACCACAAAAACCTACAAAGCCTCTCATTCCATCAACCATCGAGACCCAACGACCTCCTGAAGGCCCAGATAAGGGTGTTTCTTCCATACCCACGTCCCATGTGGGCAAATCCCGACCCCCAGTGCCAACCGCCCTGCCTCCACCCGGCACCTCAGAGGCTCCAGTAATACAAGCTGTTACCCTGAAGCCCCCTGCTACCAAACCTCGCTTGACCACCATCAAAACCACCACCAGAACTACAACTACAACTACAACCACGACTACCATGAGCGCCACCAAAAGCCCACCGCCTACAACCCCCAGAATTCCTCTGTCCATCGCCCCCCGACAGTATGTCTGCAATATCACCAAACCAGACATGTATCTAGTCAGAGTGG GCATGCCCAGTGGGTCATCGGTGGCGTTTGCCAAAGCTCATGTGCGGGAGATCCTTCGACGAGAGTTCAACCGTTCAGTGGAGCTCCAG GTACTCAAAGCCCCTCCCAATTTCATCTTCCGGGCAGTTTCCGGTCCACTGGTGTACACTGCCATCTCTGTCATTAATGCTCTCCGCCAATCAGTGCATAGCACTTCCTCTTCTTCCATTCTGTCTGTCACAACTATATATGCAGTGCCTGATTACAAACATCAGGTTCACACAG TGCTGCAGTTTGTACCGAGTCATGTGGATGTGCGTCTGTGTAGCTTCAGCGAGCGCGTGGAGAAGGGGCTACTCATGGCATACGCGGAAGTACGCAAGCGCTCACAAGAAAATGGCAACTTCACAATTCAT ATTGTGAATATCACCAGTAGCCTTCCTAAGGGTCAGCGGCAGCAGAAGGCGCCGGTGGACGTCACTTTTGCTGTGCGTGATTCTCAAGGCTTTTTAACGGGGTCGGATGTGAGCGGTCACATGAGGCAGCTCAGCGCTGTGGAGTTCAGCTTCTACCTTGGTTTTCCTACCCTGCAGATCGCTGAAC CTTTTCATTATCCTGAGCTTAATGTGTCCCACCTTTTACGCACATCCTGGGTGAAAACAG TGTTATTGGGTGTGTTGGACCAGCGTGTGAACGAGAGGACGTTCCAGGCCAAAATGGAGAGGCGATTAGCATTGCTGGTTGGAGAGGGACTTGGGATCGGGGTTAGCAGTCGACGATGGAGAAGAGCTACTAGTGTCGGCAACAACAGCGTACAG ATCGTGCGAACGTCCCGTCTGGACGGCCCGGACTACCCCCTGGAGCTGGTGTATTTTGTGGAAGCGGGGTCAGGAGAGAGGCTGCCGGCTCAGGCCACTGCGGCCATGCTCAACAGATTGAACCTGCAGAGGGCCGCCATCGTTCTGGGCTACAGAGTACATGGGATTCTGGCCACAC CTGTGGAAAAGCTGCCCCTGCCGCCCTCTGAGACTCAGCCCAGTAACGTGTGGCTGATTGTAGGAGTTGTGGTCCCAGTTCTTGTGGTCATCCTCATCATTATCATTCTCTACTGGAAACTGTGTCGCTCTGAAAAGCTGGAGTTTCAGCCAGACGCCATGAGCACCATCCAGCAGAGACAGAAG ttgCAGCCTCCCAGTGTTAAAGGCTTTGATTTTGCTAAACTACACCTGGGGCAGCATAGTAAGGATGACATCATGGTAATCCAAGAACCCTCCCCTTTGCCGCCGCCTGTTAAAGAGGCCACGCCCTCAGAGGGCGGAGAATTGAACACTCCTAAATCAAAGAGCTCATCTACAAAAGCATCCCGTGCAGCACGGAGAAGAGGCAG gttGTCTCCATCTGATGGAGATTCATTAGGAAGTGAAGCATCCAGCGGTAGAGAATCAGCAGAGGAAAGCACCAGACCTGCTGTGACACCAAGTGACAGCAAACCCCAACATCGCAAGAGCAAGCAtt caaaaaacaaacttg GTGCTCAACCTGGAAGTGGTGTGGATGAGCAGTTGTCCTCGTCGTCCATATTTGAACATGTGGACCGTCTTTCTCGAGGTTCGTCAGATGGAACGCGCAGAGTCTCCAATAAGATACAGCTCATCGCCATGCAGCCCATGCCAAGCCCTCCCTCACATCCACACAACCAGGCCCTGAGTCCCAACCTGACAGACAAGATGTCTGACGGAGCAAAGGTCAACAGTGAG ATCCAAGTGGCCTTGAGACATAAATCAGAGATCGAACACCATCGCAATAAGATCCGCCTGCGTGCCAAGAGAAAGGGCCACTACGAGTTCCCCTCCATGGAGGACATCATGGCAGCGTTCGGCGACAGCTCCGAACAGCAGCGAGTGTATCAACAAGCTCAGGAACAGATACACAAGATCTTGCATCCTGAAGAACACACATCGTCATCGTGCGGAGAGCCACGCAAAAG TTCCAAAGGAAGACGCTCTCCCAGACATAGACAAAGACAGAATCTGAGTGGAAGCGGGAGTCTGAGAGACAAAGACCGCCTGATTACCGACGGAGATGCCACGTACAGGAAGTACCCCGGGGTCAACAATGTGGCTTATGTG TCCGATGCAGATCAGCTCCCAGATGCAGGAAGCCCTTCTCCTACCGATGAGGTGTTTTTAGACCCTGGATCGCCACCATCTTGCCCCGCCCCCGCCCCGCCCAGCTACGTCCCTCCTCAGCCAACCATAGAAGAAGCCCGGCAACAGATGCACTCCTTATTGGATGACGCGTTTGCATTGGTTTCACCTTCTTCCCAAGGAAGCCCTGCTCCTCTAACATTCACTGGTGTAACGGCGGTCACTGGGGTCGGAGGAATCAGCCCCGGTCAACCCTCCAGCCCGTCTCCACGTCCTTCACGCCAATGGGGTTCCTCTTCTTACCCAGCAGCCCCTGTGCACAGTCCTTTCTCTGCA AGGTATGCCGAGTTAGGAATGTCTCCCACATCGGTTCAAGGTTTACTGCAGAG GCAGACACAGGGCTCTGGATATGTGGTGTCAGCAGAGATGCAGTCTGATCCTGGATACTCCAGCAGGGGGCAGTATGGAGATGAAATGCCATCATCTTCTCGGCCACGACCTGTAGGGGGCAGTACAG gtgcaCAGTTGCATCAGCTGACACAAGTGGGCTTGTCAAGTCGGATTGGACTGTATCCTGGAGTTGGTCGTAGTGTATCAGGACCCTCAGGATCAAGCTGGACCCAGTACCGCTCAGATGAGGAGATTTCCAGACCAGGATCCAATCGAGaggct ATACTGACATTCCCAGAATACTCTTCATCGCCAGTATTCCAGATGCCCAGGACGTCCCTGCAGGATCCCACAACACCCCAGGGTCACCTGGAAGCCTCGAGCGCAGGGTACATGGCCCCTGAGGAGCGTTCTCCACCTCCCCAATCCTCCGCCTCTCTCATCAAGGCTATCAGGGAAGAACTCCAGAGACTTTCTCAGAAACAGGCTGCTGTCGTCAGCTACCAGAGTTGA
- the si:dkeyp-27e10.3 gene encoding UPF0606 protein KIAA1549 isoform X2, whose product MESSSSRMVLRSSRRLLGCCTLLLAAVMLVGFMATSGTPVAVELPSNMSRRSLNQLPARTRSPPALSLSSSSSSSSPHRSERTRRPAHMPPGAKHPSSPGRHDSASRIDPTPSLGSEGSGNLGDGAQGIHLLLRPPDLLTPSQMPPLHDERPPTPAPPTLVPPEDQYPVHSAEVDWGSGDYLETLTFMGSEGEEFSLVTALPTHGYDPYDTDDDATVSYNTAFPSRPVLPLSSRDLLPSVTVKYGTNLRTAHPTDPRLPLAPDSAHASDTDEDLDFDWAELFPIEPTEMLLPDMNSLEYYNTLQAKENASIVRNRTHPHITPTHTVGPTHTPTATLGKIPDKIDRATPQPIPSVTPTPPQKPTKPLIPSTIETQRPPEGPDKGVSSIPTSHVGKSRPPVPTALPPPGTSEAPVIQAVTLKPPATKPRLTTIKTTTRTTTTTTTTTTMSATKSPPPTTPRIPLSIAPRQYVCNITKPDMYLVRVGMPSGSSVAFAKAHVREILRREFNRSVELQVLKAPPNFIFRAVSGPLVYTAISVINALRQSVHSTSSSSILSVTTIYAVPDYKHQVHTVLQFVPSHVDVRLCSFSERVEKGLLMAYAEVRKRSQENGNFTIHIVNITSSLPKGQRQQKAPVDVTFAVRDSQGFLTGSDVSGHMRQLSAVEFSFYLGFPTLQIAEPFHYPELNVSHLLRTSWVKTVLLGVLDQRVNERTFQAKMERRLALLVGEGLGIGVSSRRWRRATSVGNNSVQIVRTSRLDGPDYPLELVYFVEAGSGERLPAQATAAMLNRLNLQRAAIVLGYRVHGILATPVEKLPLPPSETQPSNVWLIVGVVVPVLVVILIIIILYWKLCRSEKLEFQPDAMSTIQQRQKLQPPSVKGFDFAKLHLGQHSKDDIMVIQEPSPLPPPVKEATPSEGGELNTPKSKSSSTKASRAARRRGRLSPSDGDSLGSEASSGRESAEESTRPAVTPSDSKPQHRKSKHSKNKLGSSDGTRRVSNKIQLIAMQPMPSPPSHPHNQALSPNLTDKMSDGAKVNSEIQVALRHKSEIEHHRNKIRLRAKRKGHYEFPSMEDIMAAFGDSSEQQRVYQQAQEQIHKILHPEEHTSSSCGEPRKSSKGRRSPRHRQRQNLSGSGSLRDKDRLITDGDATYRKYPGVNNVAYVSDADQLPDAGSPSPTDEVFLDPGSPPSCPAPAPPSYVPPQPTIEEARQQMHSLLDDAFALVSPSSQGSPAPLTFTGVTAVTGVGGISPGQPSSPSPRPSRQWGSSSYPAAPVHSPFSARYAELGMSPTSVQGLLQRQTQGSGYVVSAEMQSDPGYSSRGQYGDEMPSSSRPRPVGGSTGAQLHQLTQVGLSSRIGLYPGVGRSVSGPSGSSWTQYRSDEEISRPGSNREAILTFPEYSSSPVFQMPRTSLQDPTTPQGHLEASSAGYMAPEERSPPPQSSASLIKAIREELQRLSQKQAAVVSYQS is encoded by the exons TGGAGCTCCCATCCAACATGTCCAGAAGGAGCCTCAATCAGCTTCCAGCAAGAACACGTTCACCTCCTGCCTTAtctttatcatcatcatcatcatcatcatctcctcATCGATCTGAAAGAACCAGGCGTCCAGCTCATATGCCTCCAGGTGCCAAACATCCTTCATCCCCTGGACGCCATGACAGTGCCTCCCGCATAGATCCCACCCCGTCCCTTGGTTCTGAAGGGTCAGGTAACTTAGGCGATGGGGCCCAGGGCATCCATCTGCTGTTACGGCCCCCAGACCTTCTAACACCCAGCCAGATGCCTCCCCTCCATGACGAAAGACCGCCGACCCCTGCTCCCCCAACCCTGGTGCCACCCGAAGACCAGTATCCCGTCCATTCCGCAGAGGTGGACTGGGGCTCCGGAGACTACCTTGAAACTCTTACTTTCATGGGATCGGAAGGGGAGGAGTTTTCTCTCGTCACAGCACTTCCTACGCATGGATATGATCCGTATGATACGGATGATGACGCCACGGTCAGCTACAACACAGCTTTCCCCTCCCGGCCCGTCCTGCCCCTCTCATCCAGAGACCTCCTGCCCAGCGTGACGGTAAAATATGGGACTAACTTAAGGACGGCCCATCCTACTGATCCCCGCCTCCCATTGGCTCCTGACTCTGCCCATGCAAGTGATACGGACGAGGATTTGGATTTCGATTGGGCAGAGCTTTTTCCTATTGAGCCGACTGAAATGCTGCTTCCCGATATGAACAGTTTGGAATACTACAACACGTTGCAAGCCAAAGAGAACGCTAGCATTGTGAGGAATAGGACGCACCCTCATATCACCCCTACGCACACTGTGGGACCCACTCACACTCCCACTGCAACTTTGGGAAAAATCCCAGACAAAATTGACCGGGCAACTCCTCAGCCTATTCCATCAGTGACCCCAACTCCACCACAAAAACCTACAAAGCCTCTCATTCCATCAACCATCGAGACCCAACGACCTCCTGAAGGCCCAGATAAGGGTGTTTCTTCCATACCCACGTCCCATGTGGGCAAATCCCGACCCCCAGTGCCAACCGCCCTGCCTCCACCCGGCACCTCAGAGGCTCCAGTAATACAAGCTGTTACCCTGAAGCCCCCTGCTACCAAACCTCGCTTGACCACCATCAAAACCACCACCAGAACTACAACTACAACTACAACCACGACTACCATGAGCGCCACCAAAAGCCCACCGCCTACAACCCCCAGAATTCCTCTGTCCATCGCCCCCCGACAGTATGTCTGCAATATCACCAAACCAGACATGTATCTAGTCAGAGTGG GCATGCCCAGTGGGTCATCGGTGGCGTTTGCCAAAGCTCATGTGCGGGAGATCCTTCGACGAGAGTTCAACCGTTCAGTGGAGCTCCAG GTACTCAAAGCCCCTCCCAATTTCATCTTCCGGGCAGTTTCCGGTCCACTGGTGTACACTGCCATCTCTGTCATTAATGCTCTCCGCCAATCAGTGCATAGCACTTCCTCTTCTTCCATTCTGTCTGTCACAACTATATATGCAGTGCCTGATTACAAACATCAGGTTCACACAG TGCTGCAGTTTGTACCGAGTCATGTGGATGTGCGTCTGTGTAGCTTCAGCGAGCGCGTGGAGAAGGGGCTACTCATGGCATACGCGGAAGTACGCAAGCGCTCACAAGAAAATGGCAACTTCACAATTCAT ATTGTGAATATCACCAGTAGCCTTCCTAAGGGTCAGCGGCAGCAGAAGGCGCCGGTGGACGTCACTTTTGCTGTGCGTGATTCTCAAGGCTTTTTAACGGGGTCGGATGTGAGCGGTCACATGAGGCAGCTCAGCGCTGTGGAGTTCAGCTTCTACCTTGGTTTTCCTACCCTGCAGATCGCTGAAC CTTTTCATTATCCTGAGCTTAATGTGTCCCACCTTTTACGCACATCCTGGGTGAAAACAG TGTTATTGGGTGTGTTGGACCAGCGTGTGAACGAGAGGACGTTCCAGGCCAAAATGGAGAGGCGATTAGCATTGCTGGTTGGAGAGGGACTTGGGATCGGGGTTAGCAGTCGACGATGGAGAAGAGCTACTAGTGTCGGCAACAACAGCGTACAG ATCGTGCGAACGTCCCGTCTGGACGGCCCGGACTACCCCCTGGAGCTGGTGTATTTTGTGGAAGCGGGGTCAGGAGAGAGGCTGCCGGCTCAGGCCACTGCGGCCATGCTCAACAGATTGAACCTGCAGAGGGCCGCCATCGTTCTGGGCTACAGAGTACATGGGATTCTGGCCACAC CTGTGGAAAAGCTGCCCCTGCCGCCCTCTGAGACTCAGCCCAGTAACGTGTGGCTGATTGTAGGAGTTGTGGTCCCAGTTCTTGTGGTCATCCTCATCATTATCATTCTCTACTGGAAACTGTGTCGCTCTGAAAAGCTGGAGTTTCAGCCAGACGCCATGAGCACCATCCAGCAGAGACAGAAG ttgCAGCCTCCCAGTGTTAAAGGCTTTGATTTTGCTAAACTACACCTGGGGCAGCATAGTAAGGATGACATCATGGTAATCCAAGAACCCTCCCCTTTGCCGCCGCCTGTTAAAGAGGCCACGCCCTCAGAGGGCGGAGAATTGAACACTCCTAAATCAAAGAGCTCATCTACAAAAGCATCCCGTGCAGCACGGAGAAGAGGCAG gttGTCTCCATCTGATGGAGATTCATTAGGAAGTGAAGCATCCAGCGGTAGAGAATCAGCAGAGGAAAGCACCAGACCTGCTGTGACACCAAGTGACAGCAAACCCCAACATCGCAAGAGCAAGCAtt caaaaaacaaacttg GTTCGTCAGATGGAACGCGCAGAGTCTCCAATAAGATACAGCTCATCGCCATGCAGCCCATGCCAAGCCCTCCCTCACATCCACACAACCAGGCCCTGAGTCCCAACCTGACAGACAAGATGTCTGACGGAGCAAAGGTCAACAGTGAG ATCCAAGTGGCCTTGAGACATAAATCAGAGATCGAACACCATCGCAATAAGATCCGCCTGCGTGCCAAGAGAAAGGGCCACTACGAGTTCCCCTCCATGGAGGACATCATGGCAGCGTTCGGCGACAGCTCCGAACAGCAGCGAGTGTATCAACAAGCTCAGGAACAGATACACAAGATCTTGCATCCTGAAGAACACACATCGTCATCGTGCGGAGAGCCACGCAAAAG TTCCAAAGGAAGACGCTCTCCCAGACATAGACAAAGACAGAATCTGAGTGGAAGCGGGAGTCTGAGAGACAAAGACCGCCTGATTACCGACGGAGATGCCACGTACAGGAAGTACCCCGGGGTCAACAATGTGGCTTATGTG TCCGATGCAGATCAGCTCCCAGATGCAGGAAGCCCTTCTCCTACCGATGAGGTGTTTTTAGACCCTGGATCGCCACCATCTTGCCCCGCCCCCGCCCCGCCCAGCTACGTCCCTCCTCAGCCAACCATAGAAGAAGCCCGGCAACAGATGCACTCCTTATTGGATGACGCGTTTGCATTGGTTTCACCTTCTTCCCAAGGAAGCCCTGCTCCTCTAACATTCACTGGTGTAACGGCGGTCACTGGGGTCGGAGGAATCAGCCCCGGTCAACCCTCCAGCCCGTCTCCACGTCCTTCACGCCAATGGGGTTCCTCTTCTTACCCAGCAGCCCCTGTGCACAGTCCTTTCTCTGCA AGGTATGCCGAGTTAGGAATGTCTCCCACATCGGTTCAAGGTTTACTGCAGAG GCAGACACAGGGCTCTGGATATGTGGTGTCAGCAGAGATGCAGTCTGATCCTGGATACTCCAGCAGGGGGCAGTATGGAGATGAAATGCCATCATCTTCTCGGCCACGACCTGTAGGGGGCAGTACAG gtgcaCAGTTGCATCAGCTGACACAAGTGGGCTTGTCAAGTCGGATTGGACTGTATCCTGGAGTTGGTCGTAGTGTATCAGGACCCTCAGGATCAAGCTGGACCCAGTACCGCTCAGATGAGGAGATTTCCAGACCAGGATCCAATCGAGaggct ATACTGACATTCCCAGAATACTCTTCATCGCCAGTATTCCAGATGCCCAGGACGTCCCTGCAGGATCCCACAACACCCCAGGGTCACCTGGAAGCCTCGAGCGCAGGGTACATGGCCCCTGAGGAGCGTTCTCCACCTCCCCAATCCTCCGCCTCTCTCATCAAGGCTATCAGGGAAGAACTCCAGAGACTTTCTCAGAAACAGGCTGCTGTCGTCAGCTACCAGAGTTGA